A segment of the Oncorhynchus tshawytscha isolate Ot180627B linkage group LG06, Otsh_v2.0, whole genome shotgun sequence genome:
TAGCGAGTGAGTGAAATAAGAGAAGAAATCAGGGGGAAACGGCGGTGGTGACAGTTGGCATAGAGACAATAAAAACCGGAATTCGAGGCGACGGTTCGCGGAGGCAGATATTTCTTCTTAGCACGAAAAAATGATTCGTGTATCGTCTGATATCGGTCAAATATGACAGCATTCTTTTTTATTGGAATTTAAGCAGCGTTCAAGTCGGATGGGGCGGGGTGATGTTTAAATTCCGGTAGAAAGAGAGCAAGAACACGGGTGAAGCTAAATGGGTACCAGAAGGAATGTAGACCCCGCTACATACGTAGCTGTTGTATCAGGGGATCTGAGAAGTTTTTATCGCGTTCTGTAAAAGGGAGGCGGTTTAAGACGGACTGGGGAGGTCGCAGGCTGGGGAGCAGCGTGTATTTGCGGCGCACCTAACAATGAGGACGCTATTTGCATTCTGTTGTCTCTTCTTGATAACGAGAGGAACAGATCCGCCAACGGAGGGCAGGTCCctgacagacaacaacaacatgaacGTGACGGCCGACAGTAACAGAAGGTATATACAAATCGGGGACGGGACCTCCCAAGAATTTGAGTTTCCCGAAAACACTAAGGGCGTGATTGTAATCTCCAGTCAATACCGAAGCGCCGTAAGTACGAAGGGCCGCGAGAGCTGGAAGCAGACGGTCAATGTAAGCTCCTTGGACTCGGAGGTTCTTTCCATCCTGAATGTAAGTAACAGTCATGCGGGGCCCGTGAAGAGTTTCATTATCAGCATAAAGTCTGGGTTACCGGGTCGGGCACAACTGCTCATCCAGCTATTGGAGTTGGACCAGGATTCTTTCCCTGTTGTAATTGAAGAAAGGACAGACTACTGCATCAGGGTGGCGCCTGGCAGGGATGACCCAGCTGCCGGGCTCATACAGTCAGGCGTGCTGTCCCACTTTTCTGAGAACCCTGTCCTATTTGCCTTGCTGCCGCTCATCTTCATCAACAAGTGTGCCTTCGGGTgcaaggtagaggtagaggtgctGAGGGGTCTCCTGCGGAAGCCTGTGCCCCTCCTCTTGGGTGTTGCAGGGCAGTTCCTGGTCATGCCACTGTACGCCTATGGTCTGTCCAGGCTGGGTTCCCTGCCAAAGGCCCTCTCCCTGGGCCTGGTCATCACATGCTCTGCCCCGGGCGGCGGCGGAGGCTACCTCTACAGCCTGCTACTGGGCGGGGACGTCACCCTGGCCATCTCCATGACCCTGGTGTCCACCGTTGTAGCTGCAGCAGCCATGCCCCTGTGCTCTGCCCTGTACGGCAGGCTACTGGGTGTCCACGCTGCCCTCCACGTGCCCTTTATCAAGATCCTGGGCACCCTTCTCTTCAttgccatccccatctccctggGCATGCTGGTGAAGCTACGTCTGCCCAAACTGACCCGCGTGCTTCTGGCACTGATCCGGCCCTTCAGCTTCGTGCTCATCGTGGGTGGCATCTTCATGGCCTACCAGATGGGGGCGTCTATCCTGGCCAACGTGAGACCTCAGATAGTGGTCGCGGGGGTGACCGTGCCCCTGTTTGGGCTGCTGCTAGGGTTTGGGATGGGGAAGCTGGCAGGGCTGGCAGTGCCACAGAGGAAGACGGTCAGTATTGAGGTGGGGGTGCAGAACAGTCTCCTGGCGCTGGCGGTTATGCAGCTGTCGTTCCGGCGGGCGGAGGCTGACTTTGCGTCCCAAGCGCCCTTCATAGTGGCTCTCAGCAGCACCTCTGAAATGCTCCTCATCGTCCTCGGTCACTTTGCCCATCGAAAGTTCTGTACCCCCACCACCCGGACTGAAACCTGATTGTAGACAAAGTTTCTGTTCTAAACCAAACCTGTGGAGGTCCCAGAGTGTTGGCTACAAATCACACACAACAATATGAAAACAATCATTGACATTGACACTGTGTACACAGGACAGCGAATGGACAttttaaataatgtattttttcttGAAACCAAAGGCCTTTTCCCACTAACCCccttttttcttcattttttaatGAGATTGTACTGAAGAGTACCTCATGTAAATAGGCCGAAAGAGAAATACCTattaaagaaaatatatttttctataaaacattttttgtaaTTGAAATTATTGATTTGTTTACAAGAGGTCTATGTGTCAAAGGAATGGGAATGGTTTTGAAAACTGATTGTTTGTCAGATGGAAAAGTATGGTGTTTGAAAACTACTGTTActaatttttttgttgttctgGATTCAAATATGGTTTTCTAAGAGTCCATGTACTTTATAAAGAGGAGAtgttaaagaaataaaagcattCATAAAAGCAGTCTTGAGTTTGTCCAAGGAGGATCTTTATTTAAACAAGGAATCTTAACACTGAGACGTACTAAAGTAAAGATTGTGCTGCAGCACAGCTGAGCAATATAGCCAGTACCTTTGTTTCTGAGGGTGTTTCCGTGACTATATTTGCCTGTGCATAATATTTGTGGACTGATTTAACAGGTTTCTTTGTGTGTGCCCAATGCGAGGACATTTGCATGTCTCTTTGCATTGTGTATTTGCATTTGTATTATAACAATCTCATAACACATCTATGTTTGCATGTTATGTGGTTACCTAATGTTTCTAAGCCTTTTTACCCCTGAAATGGAGGTTGTAGttttcattatatattttttgtatcgTACATAGGTTTTTGTGAGAGGGCATGTTATGACTGGAATGAACGTGCTTTTCGGCAGGTGAAATATGCTCATACAGTCATAATAGTTGCCTACAGTGatttcgaaaagtattcagaccccttgacttttcacccattttgttatgttatggctttattctaaaatggataaaacaaTTTAAACtcagcaatctatacacaataccccataatgacaaagcaaaaataggtttttagaaaatgttgctaatttattaaaaatccaaaacagaaataccttatttacataagtgttcagaccctttgctatgagactcaaaattgagctcagatacatcctgtttccattgatcatccttgagatgtttctacaacttgattggagtccagctgtggtaaattcaattgattggatatgatttggaaaggcacacaactgtctatataaggtcccacagttgacagtgtatgtcagagtaaaaacccaagccatgaggtcgaaggaattgtccatagagcttcgaaacaggattgtgttgaggcacagatctggggaagggtaccaaaacatgtctgcaacattgaagatccccaagaacacagtggcctccatcattcttaaatggaagaaggttgaaaccactaagactctttctagagctggctgcccagccaaacttagcaattggtggagaaggtccttggtcagggaggtgaccaagaacctgatggtccctctgcactctgacagacctccagagttcctctgcggagataggataaccttccagaaggacagccatctctgcagcactccaacaatcaggcctttatggtagtgtgactagacagaagccactccccagtaaaaggcacatgacagcccacttggagtttgccaaaaaggcacctaaagactctcagatcatgagaaacaagattctctggtgtgataaaactcagattgaactctttggcctgaatgctaagtgtcatgtctggaggaaacctggcaccatccctacgttt
Coding sequences within it:
- the LOC112252292 gene encoding P3 protein; this encodes MRTLFAFCCLFLITRGTDPPTEGRSLTDNNNMNVTADSNRRYIQIGDGTSQEFEFPENTKGVIVISSQYRSAVSTKGRESWKQTVNVSSLDSEVLSILNVSNSHAGPVKSFIISIKSGLPGRAQLLIQLLELDQDSFPVVIEERTDYCIRVAPGRDDPAAGLIQSGVLSHFSENPVLFALLPLIFINKCAFGCKVEVEVLRGLLRKPVPLLLGVAGQFLVMPLYAYGLSRLGSLPKALSLGLVITCSAPGGGGGYLYSLLLGGDVTLAISMTLVSTVVAAAAMPLCSALYGRLLGVHAALHVPFIKILGTLLFIAIPISLGMLVKLRLPKLTRVLLALIRPFSFVLIVGGIFMAYQMGASILANVRPQIVVAGVTVPLFGLLLGFGMGKLAGLAVPQRKTVSIEVGVQNSLLALAVMQLSFRRAEADFASQAPFIVALSSTSEMLLIVLGHFAHRKFCTPTTRTET